One window of the Zetaproteobacteria bacterium genome contains the following:
- the glmS gene encoding glutamine--fructose-6-phosphate transaminase (isomerizing), translated as MCGIIGAVVPGRDVTPLLLQALHAMEYRGYDSAGICLIEDGRLCCRKEAGKLARLEQALRLDPVSGACGIGHTRWATHGAPSACNAHPHLGTRWAVVHNGIIENHRPLRDELEGDGVCFRSETDSEVLPWLIERQPGPAEEAWRALLGRLQGAFAIVALSQEDPDALWFARRGSPLLLARAARGVFVASDAISVAPLADEVLYLEEGEWGRITPTSLALFDASGRPVVRDWHTTPATSNAGDKGGFEHYMDKEIHEQPDVIERILSSYTDGSTITFPRAPWLHTDAPPDRIVMVACGTSYHAALAARYWLEGFLNLPVEVDVASEYRYRNPVIGPNTLLVTLSQSGETADTLEALRLFRQRTPHNRTLTLCNVDHSSMVREADGAILLHAGAEIGVASTKAFTAQLAVLALFSLALARRVGSIDDGAVAGHLAALRRCSGAIREILRRREEVVALIPLFLQARGVLFLGRGACYPLALEGALKLKEISYMHAEGYAAGEMKHGPIALVDRRMPVVVLALRQYHLEKVLSNLREVQARGARVILLTDEPDGAAPDRLRVAGRITIPQGDLFTAPILAAIPLQLLAYHVARAKGTDIDQPRNLAKSVTVE; from the coding sequence ATGTGCGGCATCATCGGTGCGGTGGTTCCCGGCAGGGATGTCACCCCCCTTCTGCTACAGGCCCTCCATGCGATGGAGTATCGCGGCTACGACAGCGCAGGGATCTGCCTGATCGAGGATGGACGGCTCTGTTGCCGCAAGGAGGCGGGGAAGCTGGCCCGCCTCGAACAGGCGCTCCGGCTGGATCCCGTCTCCGGTGCCTGCGGCATCGGCCACACCCGCTGGGCCACCCACGGCGCCCCTTCGGCCTGCAACGCCCATCCCCACCTAGGTACGCGCTGGGCGGTGGTCCACAACGGCATCATCGAGAACCACCGACCGCTTCGGGACGAGCTGGAGGGGGATGGTGTATGCTTCCGTTCGGAGACCGACAGCGAGGTGCTGCCGTGGCTGATCGAGCGGCAGCCGGGCCCGGCGGAAGAGGCCTGGCGCGCCCTCCTCGGTCGTCTGCAGGGGGCCTTCGCCATCGTCGCGCTCTCACAGGAAGATCCGGATGCCCTGTGGTTCGCCCGCCGCGGCAGTCCACTGCTGTTGGCCCGGGCGGCGCGCGGCGTCTTCGTCGCCTCCGACGCCATCTCCGTCGCACCGCTGGCCGACGAGGTGCTTTACCTCGAGGAGGGTGAGTGGGGGCGGATCACCCCCACATCGTTGGCGCTCTTCGATGCATCCGGGCGTCCGGTGGTGCGCGACTGGCACACGACCCCTGCCACCTCCAACGCTGGCGACAAGGGTGGATTCGAACACTACATGGATAAGGAAATCCATGAACAACCAGACGTAATCGAGCGTATTCTCTCGAGTTATACCGATGGTTCAACCATCACCTTTCCTCGGGCGCCATGGCTGCATACCGACGCGCCGCCCGATCGCATCGTCATGGTCGCCTGCGGCACCTCCTACCATGCGGCGCTGGCCGCCCGCTATTGGCTGGAGGGCTTCCTCAACCTTCCCGTCGAGGTGGATGTCGCCTCCGAGTATCGCTACCGCAATCCGGTGATCGGCCCCAACACGCTGCTGGTCACCCTATCGCAATCGGGTGAGACCGCCGACACGCTCGAGGCGCTGCGCCTCTTCAGGCAGCGCACCCCGCACAACCGGACGCTGACCCTGTGCAACGTCGACCACTCCTCGATGGTGCGCGAGGCCGACGGCGCCATACTGCTTCACGCCGGTGCCGAAATCGGGGTGGCATCGACCAAGGCCTTCACCGCGCAGCTTGCGGTCCTGGCCCTCTTTTCGCTGGCGCTGGCCCGCCGGGTCGGTTCGATCGACGACGGTGCGGTGGCCGGCCACCTCGCTGCACTGCGCCGCTGCAGCGGGGCCATCCGGGAGATCCTCCGCCGGCGGGAGGAGGTGGTGGCGCTGATTCCGCTCTTCCTGCAGGCGCGCGGCGTCCTCTTCCTCGGTCGCGGGGCCTGTTATCCGCTGGCGCTGGAGGGGGCGCTCAAACTCAAGGAGATCTCCTACATGCACGCCGAGGGGTATGCCGCCGGCGAGATGAAGCACGGCCCCATTGCGCTGGTCGATCGCCGCATGCCGGTGGTGGTGCTGGCGTTGCGGCAGTACCACCTGGAGAAGGTGCTCTCCAACCTGCGCGAGGTGCAGGCGCGCGGTGCACGGGTCATCCTGTTGACCGACGAGCCCGATGGCGCAGCGCCGGATCGGCTCAGGGTGGCCGGGCGCATCACCATCCCGCAGGGGGATCTCTTCACCGCACCGATCCTGGCGGCGATCCCCCTGCAGCTGCTCGCCTACCACGTCGCACGGGCCAAAGGGACCGACATCGACCAGCCGAGAAACCTGGCCAAGTCGGTGACGGTGGAGTAG